CTGCCGCAACCGCCCCAGGATCGCCTCGCGAAAGTACACGCTGTCCGTAATCAGGCTCGACGCCGTGCTGGCGTAGATTTCGCCCGAGAGTGCATCAAAGGCCTGTCGCGCCCCCGCCGGGTTCTGGCCGCCCACTGCCGTGACAAGCGCGTCGCCTGTTGGCGCCGCATCGAGGGCGCCGGCCACGCCGCGCTGGTTGCGCGTCTCGGCCATGTCGGAAAAGAAGACGCCATTGCGGGTCAGCGTCAGAAAGACGTCATCGGGATCATAACTCAGCGTCGGCGTCAGAAAGGCGAGATCGCTGGTGGCGTCCGTGAAAGTACCGTCCACGCCGGCCGCCGATGTCAGGATCGTATAGGTCTGCGCCGTGTAATTGCCGGATTGCGCGAGCACCTGCACGTGGCCGCCGCCGAGCGTCGTCACCCCCGATGCCGAGATCTTATCGGCGGCGCCCGCCGCGTTCGCCTCAACCTGATAGATCGACCCCGATGCAAAAGCGACATTGCCGGCGATGTTCAACGTGCCGATTGAATTTCCGGGGGCAACGACACCGCCGCTCGCGACCGCGAGGCCGCCAAGCGTGCCATTTCCTTTTAAAATTGCGCCGGAATCGACCGTTGCGATCGACGCCAGCGTTCCATTGACATCAAGAGTACCTGCCGCGACCGTTGTTGGTCCCACATAGCTGCTCGTGCCCGTCAAGGTCAGCGTGCCATCCCCGCTTTTTACCAATCCGCCGGTGCCGTCGATTGTCCCGGAAAAGTCCGTCGAAGCCCCGTCGCCGCCCGCCGTCAGAGTCGCGGCGCCGAGCGCGACGCTTCCGCTGCCGGCCAGCGAGCCGATCGTGTTGTCGAAACCACCCAGATTGAGCGTCGTGCCGCTCGCAAGAGTGAAGGCACTGATCGCCGACAGGACATTCGTCGCGCCCGCCTGCAAGGTGCCGGCATTGACGAGCGTTGCGCCGGAATAATTGCTCGCGCCAGACAGCGTGAGGGCGCCAGCGCCTGTTTTCGTCAAGCCGCCGGCGCCGCCGATCGCGCCGCTCAAGGTCGCATTGTTGGCGTTCGTGTCAATGATGCCGCCGCCGGTGTTCAAAGTGATAGACCGGGCGCTGGAAAAGCCGTTCGCATATTGCAGCGTGCCGCCATCGAAGATGAGTTGACCGGTCGCGGCGCCGAGATTGGCGTCGGCGCCAACCTGGATAATGCCCGCGTTGAGGTCGGTTCCGCCCGCATAGCTGTTGGTGCCAGTGAGAACCAAGGTCCCGGCGCCCACTTTGGCGAGACCGCCATTGCCTGAAAGAATACCGCCGAAAGTTGCACCCAATCCATTGGTATCGATCGTCGAGACGCCGCTCGTCAGCGCCGCGTTGACATTGGTCACTAGCGCTGACCCCATCACCTGGATCGTTCCGCCGCCGAGATTGAACGCATAAGTGCTCGTCGTGTTGTTGTAGCGTCCTTGCAGGCTAGAGCCGCCGATCTGCAACGTGCCGCCATCGAGATTATAGACGTCGGTCAAGGAGTTCGGGCCGGACAAAAACAATATCGAATCGTTCTCCACCCGCAACACGCCGCCGGTTTGGTTGATCGCGCCCTGCGCTTGCGATGATAAGGTATCGGTGTTTCCAAGGACGAAATGTGCCGCTCCAGAAATATCAACCTCGCCGCTGCCACTGATATCGAGTTCGCCGGAGCTCGAGGCATTTGCTCTGCCCTGCACGCGGCCAATCACGTCGTTGCCACCGACGATATCCAGTTCACCGTCACTGATGGCATAAGTCCCGATACCACCCTGGTTGCCGATGTTGATTGAGGCGCAGCTCCCAACAACGCCGCACAAAGGCGTCACGAGCACGGTACCGCCGGTCTGATTGACGGCGCCCTGGCCGCCGAAATCGCCGACCTGGAGAGCAGTGCCAATGGTCAGCGTACCGCCGGATACATCAAGGCTTCCTGTGCTGCCGGTTCCCTCCCCCACCGCAAGATAATTGATGGACGTCGTGCCGCTCGTCTGTGCCATCGCGCCTTGCGCAATGTACGTCGAACCCACATTGAAGCTTGCGCCATCGATCGTAAGCGTGCCGGTTCCGATCTTGGCGAGGGTTCCCGAAGGACTGTCGAAGGCTTGATTGCTCAAGTCT
This Methylovirgula sp. DNA region includes the following protein-coding sequences:
- a CDS encoding autotransporter domain-containing protein; the protein is MALSSASILLICVPRAMAVDVSTQAQLNTAVADGNSINITSGDLALSSGQTLSSTADLAIAAGASLDTTAAGSQQVGSLAGGGTLTVGTTTFVFGADNTNTAFSGTVDLSNQAFDSPSGTLAKIGTGTLTIDGASFNVGSTYIAQGAMAQTSGTTSINYLAVGEGTGSTGSLDVSGGTLTIGTALQVGDFGGQGAVNQTGGTVLVTPLCGVVGSCASINIGNQGGIGTYAISDGELDIVGGNDVIGRVQGRANASSSGELDISGSGEVDISGAAHFVLGNTDTLSSQAQGAINQTGGVLRVENDSILFLSGPNSLTDVYNLDGGTLQIGGSSLQGRYNNTTSTYAFNLGGGTIQVMGSALVTNVNAALTSGVSTIDTNGLGATFGGILSGNGGLAKVGAGTLVLTGTNSYAGGTDLNAGIIQVGADANLGAATGQLIFDGGTLQYANGFSSARSITLNTGGGIIDTNANNATLSGAIGGAGGLTKTGAGALTLSGASNYSGATLVNAGTLQAGATNVLSAISAFTLASGTTLNLGGFDNTIGSLAGSGSVALGAATLTAGGDGASTDFSGTIDGTGGLVKSGDGTLTLTGTSSYVGPTTVAAGTLDVNGTLASIATVDSGAILKGNGTLGGLAVASGGVVAPGNSIGTLNIAGNVAFASGSIYQVEANAAGAADKISASGVTTLGGGHVQVLAQSGNYTAQTYTILTSAAGVDGTFTDATSDLAFLTPTLSYDPDDVFLTLTRNGVFFSDMAETRNQRGVAGALDAAPTGDALVTAVGGQNPAGARQAFDALSGEIYASTASSLITDSVYFREAILGRLRQASFAGASDATAALGLGGPALAYADTAPASVGNVPFPIRSSRAPDLTWWSVGTGAWGQFDGDGNAAGVERNLAGYFTGVDRRFGDNWLAGLAAGYTNSSLSIAARASGADINTAHFAAYAAGNYDAWNFRSGAAFSWSDISTNRMVLFPGFSEATNTNYNAGTTQVFGEVGYARSLGNIAIEPFAGAAYVHLGTAGFTEAGQTAALSGANINEDVGYSSLGLRLATNIALESGQVLTPHASAYWQHAFGDVTPVQTLSFLSTGTGFSTAGVPLAQNTAVIDTGLDLALTRNTKIGVSYFGQLGSNVQDNAVKGDFLWRF